From Humisphaera borealis, the proteins below share one genomic window:
- a CDS encoding glycoside hydrolase family 15 protein, with product MPRDIPVGNGRMLVTFDDKYQIRDFYYPHVGQENHAGGNPFRFGVHTDVPGEGRSALYWTSSPGWQIRQRYLRDTLTTSVSLEHPELQLVVYCNDCVDFHRNILVRKIKIKNLANHGRMVKVFANQDFNMFGAKIGDTAYYDPDLRSMVHYRANRYVLVTFFGSAPEGSSADTIGAQGIDEYATGTAGFHGAEGTWRDAEDGHLQGNPIAQGAVDSTCACHVAVPPLGEKVIYMAMIAGLSRGELVDMHSWLLRMDPQGVIDRTSGYWRLWVGGTNINFGNLPPKVVESFKRSLLVLRTQIDNGGAIIAANDSDIMQFARDTYSYMWPRDGALVANALDLAGFSDIARSFYTFCAKVITEDGYFLHKYNPDGSPASSWHPWVLKGNRVLPIQEDETALVVWALWRHYFRYRDIEFIRPLWVDVVQKAADFMVRYRDPRTGLPLPSYDLWEERWGVHAFTVATVYGGLKAAHNFAVAFGDRERAANYAKAAEEMKIGAAKYLFSPKLNRFVRRLVPKDMQAPPDSPTYHEDQPLAYEPSIDEVYEVDETVDASLYAIYKFHLFDADDPRVVSTMRAVESKLWVKTRVGGIARYENDYYHRISDDIASVPGNPWFICTLWLADYHISRAKNTADLKMAIPILEWAAGHALESGVLAEQVHPYTNEPLSVAPLTWSHATVVATVIKYLEALEQAQLCDTCQHPMFRLRKRGSVEVRNQAVFNRLDADFESEDDSSLEMASPSGRVVVPDPKTGKSLRLTLSIDTRDCIGCDVCVAHCDKGVLRMVEQKALVDLRNLNQCDMDGACVDVCPTKVVALSVTPEDGISLSDAETASLNDGPVLTPLDELFDGTSHGKTPSPSEAKKGNGRKLPIVGR from the coding sequence ATGCCTCGCGATATTCCAGTCGGCAACGGACGAATGCTGGTTACTTTCGACGACAAGTACCAGATCCGCGACTTCTACTACCCCCACGTCGGGCAGGAGAACCATGCAGGCGGAAACCCGTTTCGCTTCGGCGTCCATACCGACGTCCCCGGCGAGGGCCGCAGCGCACTGTACTGGACCAGTTCGCCCGGCTGGCAGATCCGTCAGCGTTATCTTCGCGACACGCTCACCACCAGCGTCAGCCTGGAGCACCCCGAACTGCAGTTAGTGGTCTACTGCAACGACTGTGTCGACTTCCACCGAAACATCCTGGTCCGAAAGATCAAGATCAAGAACCTCGCGAACCATGGTCGCATGGTGAAAGTCTTCGCGAACCAGGACTTCAACATGTTCGGGGCGAAGATAGGCGATACGGCCTACTACGATCCCGATCTGCGGAGCATGGTCCACTACCGGGCCAACCGCTACGTGTTGGTGACCTTCTTCGGGTCGGCGCCGGAGGGATCTTCGGCCGACACGATTGGTGCTCAAGGCATCGACGAATACGCCACCGGCACCGCCGGCTTCCATGGTGCCGAAGGCACCTGGCGTGACGCGGAAGACGGCCACCTTCAGGGGAACCCGATCGCACAGGGCGCGGTCGACTCGACCTGCGCCTGCCATGTCGCCGTCCCGCCCCTAGGCGAGAAGGTCATCTACATGGCAATGATCGCCGGGCTAAGTCGCGGCGAACTTGTGGACATGCACTCTTGGCTGCTGCGGATGGATCCCCAGGGCGTCATCGACCGAACCAGTGGCTACTGGCGGCTGTGGGTCGGCGGAACGAACATCAACTTCGGTAACCTGCCGCCCAAGGTCGTCGAGTCCTTCAAGCGGTCGCTCCTGGTTCTGCGAACCCAGATCGACAACGGCGGTGCAATCATCGCCGCCAACGATTCGGACATCATGCAGTTCGCTCGGGACACCTACTCGTACATGTGGCCGCGCGACGGCGCTCTCGTCGCCAATGCCCTGGACCTGGCCGGCTTCTCGGACATCGCGCGCTCGTTCTACACCTTCTGCGCCAAGGTCATCACCGAAGACGGCTACTTCCTTCACAAGTACAACCCCGACGGCTCACCCGCTTCGTCCTGGCACCCGTGGGTGCTTAAAGGCAACCGCGTACTGCCGATCCAGGAAGACGAGACTGCGCTGGTGGTCTGGGCCCTTTGGCGGCACTACTTCCGTTACCGCGACATCGAGTTTATCCGCCCGCTCTGGGTCGATGTCGTTCAGAAGGCCGCCGACTTCATGGTGCGGTACCGCGACCCGCGAACCGGACTGCCCCTGCCCAGCTACGACTTGTGGGAAGAACGCTGGGGCGTCCACGCGTTTACCGTCGCCACTGTGTACGGCGGATTGAAAGCCGCGCACAACTTCGCCGTCGCATTTGGCGACCGCGAGCGTGCCGCCAACTACGCCAAGGCTGCCGAAGAAATGAAGATCGGCGCCGCCAAGTACCTTTTCAGCCCCAAGCTCAATCGCTTCGTCCGTCGACTGGTCCCCAAGGACATGCAGGCACCGCCGGACAGCCCGACCTATCACGAAGATCAGCCTTTGGCATATGAGCCTTCGATCGACGAGGTCTACGAGGTGGACGAGACCGTCGATGCCTCGCTCTACGCGATCTACAAGTTCCACTTGTTTGACGCCGACGACCCCCGCGTCGTCAGCACGATGCGCGCGGTCGAGTCCAAGCTGTGGGTGAAGACCCGCGTCGGCGGCATCGCCCGCTACGAGAACGACTACTACCACCGCATCAGCGACGACATCGCGAGCGTGCCGGGCAATCCCTGGTTCATTTGCACGCTCTGGCTCGCCGACTACCACATTTCCCGAGCCAAGAACACTGCCGACTTGAAGATGGCGATCCCCATCCTGGAATGGGCCGCCGGCCATGCCCTGGAATCCGGCGTGCTCGCCGAGCAGGTGCATCCGTACACGAATGAGCCCTTGAGTGTCGCCCCGCTGACATGGAGCCATGCGACGGTGGTCGCGACGGTCATCAAGTACCTCGAGGCCCTCGAGCAGGCTCAACTCTGCGACACTTGCCAGCATCCGATGTTCCGGCTCCGGAAACGCGGCAGCGTCGAAGTGCGCAACCAGGCCGTCTTCAACCGTCTGGACGCGGACTTCGAGTCCGAAGACGACAGTTCACTTGAAATGGCCAGCCCGTCGGGGCGGGTGGTGGTGCCCGATCCGAAGACCGGCAAGTCGTTGCGGCTGACCCTCTCGATCGACACCCGTGATTGCATCGGCTGCGACGTGTGCGTGGCGCATTGCGACAAGGGCGTACTGCGGATGGTCGAGCAGAAGGCGCTGGTTGATCTGCGGAACCTGAACCAGTGCGACATGGATGGCGCCTGCGTGGACGTCTGCCCGACGAAGGTGGTCGCACTGAGCGTAACGCCCGAGGATGGGATCTCCTTGAGCGATGCGGAAACCGCCAGCCTTAACGACGGGCCCGTCCTGACGCCGCTGGATGAATTGTTCGATGGAACCAGCCACGGGAAGACGCCGAGCCCATCCGAGGCAAAAAAGGGCAACGGGCGAAAACTGCCGATCGTGGGCCGATAA
- the murA gene encoding UDP-N-acetylglucosamine 1-carboxyvinyltransferase encodes MDSFLIRGGNRLKGKVEISGSKNSALPILAACLLAEGKTVLKSVPRLSDIDSMVKLLGELGVHVYRHEPTEPPQGAMPPLNGNLDIEVRDERISEARYDIVKTMRASICVLGPLLAKRGRAVVSIPGGCAIGDRPVDLHVRGLQKLGAEFRTEGGNIVGTVPGGRLRGCRMYLGGAMGPTVLGTINVMCAAALAEGETVLVGAACEPEVVDCADLLIKMGAKIKGHGTPEIRIEGVEKLTGAEHRIIPDRIECGTFMMAAAITNGELELKHCNLDHLIAVQDRLDEVGVKITRENGTIFVASSRRLTPIEMTTQPFPGFPTDLQAQLMALLCLSDGMSVITERIFPDRFLHVGELNRMGGRIRKEGPTAIIQGVKEFQGAAVMCSDLRASAALVLAGLASRGEARLDRVYHIDRGYEKIEQKLKAVGADIERVSER; translated from the coding sequence ATGGATAGCTTCCTCATCCGCGGTGGTAACCGCCTCAAAGGCAAAGTCGAGATCTCGGGTTCCAAGAACAGCGCGCTGCCGATTCTGGCCGCGTGCCTTTTGGCCGAGGGCAAGACCGTTCTCAAGAGCGTTCCGCGCCTCAGCGACATCGACTCGATGGTCAAGCTGCTCGGCGAACTGGGCGTTCACGTCTACCGGCACGAACCGACGGAACCCCCTCAAGGCGCGATGCCGCCGCTCAATGGCAACCTCGACATCGAGGTCCGCGACGAGCGCATCAGCGAAGCCCGATACGACATCGTCAAGACCATGCGGGCGAGCATCTGCGTGCTCGGCCCCCTGCTGGCCAAGCGCGGCCGGGCCGTGGTCAGCATTCCCGGCGGGTGCGCGATCGGCGATCGCCCGGTGGACCTGCACGTCCGCGGTCTGCAGAAGCTTGGTGCCGAGTTCCGGACCGAAGGCGGCAACATCGTCGGTACGGTACCTGGCGGACGCCTCCGGGGCTGCCGCATGTACCTCGGCGGGGCGATGGGACCAACCGTCCTGGGCACCATCAACGTCATGTGCGCAGCGGCGCTAGCCGAGGGAGAAACCGTCCTTGTCGGCGCGGCGTGTGAGCCGGAAGTGGTGGACTGCGCCGACCTGCTCATCAAGATGGGCGCGAAGATCAAGGGTCACGGCACGCCTGAGATTCGCATCGAAGGCGTCGAGAAACTGACAGGTGCCGAGCACCGCATCATTCCCGACCGCATTGAATGCGGCACGTTCATGATGGCCGCCGCCATCACCAACGGCGAGCTCGAACTCAAGCACTGCAACCTCGATCACCTGATCGCGGTTCAGGACCGCCTCGACGAAGTCGGCGTTAAGATCACCCGCGAGAACGGTACGATCTTCGTCGCGTCAAGCCGTCGGCTGACGCCCATTGAGATGACGACCCAGCCGTTCCCCGGCTTCCCGACCGACCTCCAGGCGCAGCTCATGGCGTTGCTCTGTCTGAGCGATGGCATGAGTGTGATTACCGAACGCATCTTCCCCGACCGCTTCCTGCATGTCGGCGAGCTCAACCGCATGGGCGGCCGTATCCGCAAGGAAGGTCCGACCGCGATCATTCAGGGCGTCAAGGAGTTCCAGGGTGCTGCCGTAATGTGCAGCGACCTGAGAGCCTCGGCCGCACTGGTGCTGGCCGGCTTGGCATCCCGCGGCGAGGCCCGGCTTGATCGCGTGTACCACATCGATCGCGGCTACGAGAAGATCGAGCAGAAGCTTAAGGCCGTCGGGGCTGATATCGAGCGCGTCAGCGAGCGGTAG
- a CDS encoding PP2C family protein-serine/threonine phosphatase, giving the protein MDLARRTQQALIPKEPPSVPGLLCAGWTLPASVTGGDCFDLWALPDGRLGILLADASGHGLGPALVVSQARTLVRALSELITDPHELLVHVNARLADDLDWGQFVTAFLGFLSPDGTLQWSSAGHGPLLVRRSPELPLEQLDPPVQPLGVVLKWFDGAPPPVTIEPGGQLILTSDGIFEAADPSGEQMGLERMSEVADRYRRASPEELLGALQKYAKDWSNGEDPLDDQTAVIVQRAAASPS; this is encoded by the coding sequence ATGGATCTGGCCCGCCGCACCCAGCAGGCACTGATCCCGAAAGAGCCGCCGAGCGTGCCCGGCCTGCTCTGTGCCGGTTGGACGCTTCCCGCGAGCGTAACCGGTGGCGACTGCTTCGACCTCTGGGCGTTGCCGGATGGTCGACTGGGCATCCTGCTGGCGGATGCAAGTGGTCACGGCCTGGGACCAGCGCTGGTCGTCTCGCAGGCCCGGACACTAGTGCGTGCGCTATCGGAACTGATCACCGACCCACACGAGTTGCTCGTCCACGTGAATGCCCGCCTTGCCGACGACCTGGACTGGGGGCAATTCGTCACCGCGTTTCTGGGCTTCCTGTCGCCCGACGGAACCCTGCAGTGGAGCAGCGCCGGACACGGACCGTTGCTGGTTCGACGTTCACCCGAACTGCCGCTCGAGCAGCTCGACCCTCCGGTTCAGCCTCTCGGAGTCGTCCTCAAGTGGTTCGATGGCGCCCCGCCCCCGGTCACCATTGAGCCCGGTGGACAACTGATCCTGACCAGCGACGGCATCTTCGAGGCCGCCGATCCGAGTGGCGAACAGATGGGCCTTGAGCGCATGTCCGAGGTCGCCGACCGCTATCGCCGTGCGAGCCCCGAGGAGCTGCTGGGTGCCCTTCAGAAGTACGCGAAGGATTGGTCCAACGGCGAAGACCCGTTGGACGACCAGACGGCCGTCATCGTTCAGCGCGCGGCGGCCAGCCCGTCTTAA
- a CDS encoding PQQ-binding-like beta-propeller repeat protein, whose translation MAKPFSLVIASALFLPTLAIAAESPTWHQWRGPSRDGRVAPASFEWPDKLGGLKEVWRVALADGYPSPVVTVDKVFTAESKGGKELVHAYDRATGKELWSFDWTGQMTVPFFAMKNGSWVRSTPAFDGTSLYVGGMRELLVSLDAATGKENWRVDFVERYKTPVPTFGFVCSPLATDDGLYVQAAGSFLKLEKATGKEIWRTLVDGGGMEGSAFSSPVLAKVAGRDQLIVQTRNLLAGVDPATGKVLWQNKIESFRGMNILTPVIFGDAGIFTSTYGGVTQLLTLKADGDALTTAQAWKLRIEANMSTPVVIDGHAYLHRRDKRFSCIDLASGQEKWTVKAGFSDYASLVTDGKNVLALDSSGELMLIKHNPEKFELLDQKKISKQETWGHLVVCGDEIFVREQRGLLKLKWDK comes from the coding sequence ATGGCCAAACCCTTTTCGCTCGTCATTGCCTCCGCGCTTTTCCTCCCCACGCTGGCAATCGCTGCCGAAAGCCCGACCTGGCACCAATGGCGCGGCCCCTCACGTGACGGCCGCGTCGCGCCGGCGTCGTTCGAATGGCCTGACAAACTCGGCGGACTCAAGGAGGTGTGGCGCGTCGCTCTGGCAGACGGCTACCCGTCGCCGGTTGTTACCGTGGATAAGGTCTTCACAGCCGAGTCCAAGGGCGGCAAAGAGCTCGTCCATGCCTATGACCGCGCCACCGGCAAGGAGCTCTGGTCCTTCGACTGGACGGGGCAGATGACGGTCCCATTCTTTGCCATGAAGAATGGAAGCTGGGTGCGGTCCACGCCGGCGTTCGACGGCACCTCGCTTTATGTCGGCGGCATGCGCGAACTGCTCGTGAGCCTGGACGCCGCCACCGGCAAGGAGAACTGGCGCGTCGACTTCGTCGAACGGTACAAAACCCCCGTGCCGACATTCGGCTTCGTCTGTTCGCCACTCGCGACCGACGACGGGCTGTACGTTCAGGCCGCCGGGTCCTTCCTGAAACTGGAGAAGGCCACCGGCAAGGAAATCTGGCGGACCCTCGTCGATGGCGGCGGCATGGAAGGCAGCGCCTTCTCATCCCCCGTGCTGGCAAAGGTCGCGGGGCGGGACCAACTCATCGTGCAGACCCGCAACCTGCTGGCCGGCGTCGACCCTGCGACGGGCAAGGTCTTGTGGCAGAACAAGATCGAAAGCTTCCGGGGCATGAACATCCTGACCCCCGTCATCTTCGGCGATGCCGGCATTTTCACCAGCACCTACGGCGGCGTGACCCAGTTACTCACCCTCAAAGCCGACGGCGATGCGCTGACAACGGCCCAGGCGTGGAAGCTGCGGATCGAGGCGAACATGAGCACCCCGGTCGTCATCGACGGCCATGCCTATCTCCACCGACGCGACAAGCGATTCAGCTGTATTGACCTGGCAAGTGGGCAGGAGAAATGGACCGTCAAGGCCGGTTTCAGCGACTATGCCTCGCTCGTTACCGACGGGAAAAATGTGTTGGCCCTGGATTCGAGCGGCGAGTTGATGCTCATCAAGCACAACCCGGAAAAGTTCGAGCTGCTCGATCAGAAGAAGATCAGCAAGCAGGAAACGTGGGGACATCTGGTCGTTTGCGGTGACGAGATCTTCGTCAGGGAGCAGCGCGGGCTGCTCAAGCTCAAATGGGATAAGTGA
- a CDS encoding DUF6537 domain-containing protein gives MGLDPRFLTSNGREVFTGNELLIKGGLEVEGGVHLYTGYPGSPVAGFFDVLGDIQDILKKQGIRAFQANNEALAAAALNGSQMLPVRGLIAMKSVGVHVAADALALGNLAGAHPQGGAVVISGEDPWCDSTQVPADSRFLFEHLRMPVVEPGTIQEVKDWIDVSFKLSQAAGMYIGYIVTTAQADGGGSVYCKPNVFPELSQKHRIEMETAKVDLGRVLLPPRTWQRELLTPERFASTIAAARKLGVNRIIPATKSDNPESSKPSSPLGFIVTGMGGPYLQHVLTDLGLSGQFPILQMGLSYPADVGLVQEFSKLCTTMIVIEERRSFLEKNIRDSAFRDLPAEEAIELTSRMFGKKFPTAKGTEANGIPEVRGLSVSLLAQKLIPLIKSFKEIPEHLRNGRLTAELERIRKASKPKLQVVSDRLIARTPTFCPGCPHRDSSATLLQLREDLKSAEYMQKVHGKPPVDLVAHGDTGCYTMLMFAPTEQLMHNYSGMGLGAGTGSGVDSFITNKQLVFMGDGTFFHSGQVAISNAVKAGQDITFIILENGTTAMTGHQEHPGTEIDLLGNESYIQDIESICRAMKGTSPLTVTKLRPDNRSDYRQALEKTILADGVKVIIADKECGITHQRTVLKNERKAVKETGFLPTKTHMNVTPEVCEHCLECTKQTACPGLTLVNTDYGRKVDTDLTWCVNDGACERVRVNNSYGRDHKPCPSFEQITVVRSKRKRYKLPNMELSKLPDPEQLHKLTNPGDAWRAHLSGVGGMGIGVVNAILVRAGHKEGYNVLFQDKKGLAIRNGGVYSQISFIREADEEREAGSGKLEGKPGTQHSAPTTPTGTTGSIPFGKADLLLGVDILEAARAIDPREQFRIASIDKTSAVLNLHKQPTVYTLLGKEDFDPEHMKQEIADHCLPGQVYARNLSEICEQRLGSKLYVNIMMLGVAYQLGLIPVSFHSIAWAIKDSIRREFRKNLKAFNIGRRLALDGRALPSRPEPVTWQQVVTNKGRILRKTKRYNAQWWGETFEKLVTDAALSMPNLPDQAKYDLAVRIYDLFQYQNDAFALQYIALIRKMYQRDDARRDYGVTVAAIWNLAKVMLIKDEVYVSYLLTRYEKHVRDVAKYHVDEANGDKLVYRHHTSPEFNLGPWRIRLKLTTRDWQLKLVRHMKWWRKLPGWHKREVAFRDWYIALLDRVALGSPAEYERALKVLKSPEEVTGYREVRYPKQDKAREWVEAEMSRPLPVHRPELHLNRDVLATAAAERVEV, from the coding sequence ATGGGCCTAGACCCCCGCTTTCTCACGTCCAACGGGCGTGAAGTCTTCACCGGAAACGAACTTCTCATCAAAGGCGGCCTGGAGGTTGAAGGTGGTGTCCACCTTTACACCGGCTATCCCGGCTCTCCCGTAGCCGGATTCTTTGACGTCCTCGGTGACATCCAGGACATCCTTAAGAAACAGGGTATCCGCGCCTTTCAGGCCAACAACGAAGCGCTTGCGGCCGCCGCGCTGAACGGATCGCAGATGCTTCCCGTCCGCGGGTTGATCGCGATGAAGTCGGTTGGCGTTCATGTGGCAGCGGACGCGCTCGCCCTGGGAAACCTCGCCGGTGCCCACCCGCAAGGCGGGGCCGTCGTGATCTCCGGAGAGGATCCCTGGTGCGACAGCACCCAGGTACCCGCAGACAGCCGATTTCTCTTCGAACACCTGCGCATGCCGGTCGTCGAGCCGGGGACCATTCAGGAAGTCAAAGACTGGATCGACGTCTCGTTCAAGCTCAGCCAGGCTGCGGGCATGTACATCGGGTACATCGTCACGACGGCCCAGGCCGACGGCGGCGGAAGCGTCTATTGCAAGCCCAACGTCTTCCCCGAATTGTCCCAGAAACATCGCATCGAAATGGAAACGGCGAAGGTCGACCTCGGCCGCGTCCTGCTTCCGCCCCGGACTTGGCAACGCGAGTTGCTGACTCCCGAGCGATTTGCCTCAACGATTGCCGCGGCGCGCAAGCTTGGCGTGAACAGGATCATCCCCGCGACCAAGTCCGACAATCCTGAATCCTCGAAGCCCTCCTCTCCACTCGGCTTCATCGTCACCGGCATGGGCGGGCCGTACCTGCAGCATGTGCTGACCGATCTGGGCCTCTCGGGTCAGTTCCCCATCCTGCAGATGGGCCTGAGCTACCCTGCCGACGTTGGGCTGGTCCAGGAGTTTTCAAAGCTCTGCACGACAATGATTGTGATTGAGGAACGCCGAAGCTTCCTCGAGAAGAACATCCGCGACTCGGCGTTCCGCGATCTGCCGGCCGAAGAGGCGATCGAGCTGACGAGCAGGATGTTCGGGAAGAAGTTCCCGACGGCCAAGGGAACCGAAGCCAACGGCATTCCCGAAGTGCGCGGGCTCAGCGTATCGCTGCTCGCTCAGAAGCTCATTCCGTTGATCAAGTCGTTTAAGGAGATCCCCGAGCACCTGCGCAACGGCCGACTGACGGCCGAACTGGAGCGCATTCGCAAGGCGAGCAAGCCGAAGCTGCAGGTGGTCAGCGATCGCCTGATCGCCCGTACGCCAACGTTCTGCCCCGGCTGTCCGCACCGCGACAGCTCGGCGACACTGCTTCAGCTTCGCGAAGACCTCAAGAGCGCCGAGTACATGCAGAAGGTTCACGGCAAGCCGCCGGTGGACCTGGTCGCCCACGGCGACACCGGTTGCTACACGATGCTGATGTTTGCGCCGACCGAACAACTCATGCACAACTACAGTGGCATGGGACTGGGCGCCGGAACGGGCAGCGGTGTCGATTCGTTCATCACGAACAAGCAGCTTGTGTTCATGGGAGACGGCACTTTCTTCCATTCCGGGCAGGTTGCCATCTCCAACGCGGTCAAAGCCGGCCAGGACATTACGTTTATCATCCTGGAGAACGGCACGACCGCGATGACCGGGCACCAGGAGCACCCCGGTACCGAGATCGATCTGCTCGGCAACGAGTCCTACATCCAGGACATCGAATCGATCTGCCGGGCGATGAAGGGCACCAGCCCGCTGACGGTCACCAAGTTGCGACCCGACAATCGCAGCGACTACCGCCAGGCGCTTGAGAAAACGATTCTCGCCGACGGCGTCAAAGTCATCATCGCCGACAAGGAATGCGGCATCACGCACCAGCGCACGGTACTGAAGAACGAGCGAAAGGCCGTCAAAGAGACCGGCTTCCTGCCGACCAAGACACACATGAACGTCACCCCGGAAGTGTGCGAACACTGCCTGGAGTGCACCAAGCAGACGGCCTGCCCGGGGCTGACGCTGGTGAACACCGACTACGGCCGTAAGGTCGATACAGACCTGACCTGGTGCGTGAACGACGGCGCGTGCGAGCGCGTCCGGGTGAACAACAGCTACGGCCGCGATCACAAGCCGTGCCCGAGCTTCGAGCAGATCACGGTCGTCCGATCGAAGCGCAAGCGATACAAGCTCCCGAACATGGAGCTGAGCAAGCTCCCGGACCCCGAACAACTGCACAAACTGACCAACCCCGGCGACGCCTGGCGGGCGCACCTGTCCGGTGTCGGCGGGATGGGTATCGGCGTAGTGAACGCCATCCTCGTCCGCGCCGGTCACAAGGAAGGCTACAACGTCCTCTTCCAGGACAAAAAAGGGCTGGCGATCCGCAACGGCGGTGTGTACTCGCAGATTTCATTCATCCGCGAAGCGGACGAGGAGCGCGAAGCTGGGAGCGGGAAGCTGGAAGGAAAGCCGGGCACTCAGCACTCAGCGCCTACTACACCCACTGGCACCACCGGCTCCATTCCCTTCGGCAAGGCAGACCTGCTTCTGGGCGTGGACATCCTCGAAGCCGCCCGGGCGATCGATCCTCGGGAACAGTTCCGTATCGCGTCGATCGACAAGACGTCGGCGGTTCTCAACCTGCACAAGCAGCCGACCGTCTACACCCTTCTGGGCAAAGAAGACTTCGATCCCGAGCACATGAAGCAGGAGATCGCCGATCACTGTCTTCCCGGCCAGGTGTATGCCCGCAACCTTTCCGAGATCTGCGAGCAGCGGCTGGGGTCGAAGCTTTACGTCAATATCATGATGCTGGGCGTGGCTTATCAGCTCGGGCTGATTCCTGTCAGCTTCCACAGCATTGCCTGGGCGATCAAGGATTCGATTCGCCGGGAGTTCCGTAAGAATCTCAAGGCGTTCAACATCGGCCGGCGGTTGGCCCTCGACGGCCGGGCCCTGCCGAGCCGTCCGGAGCCTGTAACCTGGCAGCAGGTGGTCACCAACAAGGGGCGCATTCTCCGCAAGACCAAGCGGTACAACGCCCAGTGGTGGGGAGAGACCTTTGAGAAGCTTGTCACGGACGCGGCGCTATCCATGCCGAACCTGCCCGATCAGGCCAAGTACGACCTCGCGGTGAGAATCTACGACCTGTTCCAGTACCAGAACGACGCTTTTGCGCTGCAATACATCGCGCTGATCCGGAAGATGTACCAGCGCGACGATGCCCGACGTGACTATGGCGTCACTGTCGCCGCAATCTGGAACCTCGCAAAAGTGATGCTGATCAAGGACGAAGTGTACGTCTCGTACCTGCTCACGCGGTACGAGAAGCACGTTCGCGACGTCGCCAAGTACCATGTCGATGAAGCCAACGGCGACAAGCTCGTCTACCGCCATCACACCAGCCCCGAGTTCAACCTCGGCCCCTGGCGTATTCGGCTGAAGCTGACGACGCGGGATTGGCAGCTCAAGCTCGTCCGCCATATGAAGTGGTGGCGGAAACTACCAGGGTGGCATAAGCGTGAGGTCGCGTTCCGCGACTGGTACATCGCTCTGCTCGATCGCGTGGCATTGGGTTCTCCGGCAGAATACGAGCGGGCCTTGAAGGTACTGAAGTCGCCTGAGGAAGTGACTGGCTACCGCGAAGTCCGTTATCCGAAGCAGGATAAGGCGCGGGAGTGGGTGGAAGCAGAGATGTCGCGTCCGCTGCCTGTGCATCGCCCCGAGTTGCACCTGAACCGCGACGTGCTGGCGACGGCGGCGGCCGAACGCGTCGAAGTCTAA
- a CDS encoding ISAs1 family transposase codes for MKDVSHGVHEEFDADHGRLDTRKVWVMDEVHWLGDLCQQWPGLAGVIAVERKREVLAGKSSVERHYFISSVAGTDARAMAAAIRGHWAIENKLHWQLDVSSREDERRIRKGYGAENYSRLCRLTLNLLKRDRSIKNGIHGKRLKAGWDEHYLLRLLTT; via the coding sequence ATGAAGGACGTGAGCCACGGCGTCCACGAGGAGTTCGACGCCGACCACGGCCGGCTGGACACCCGCAAAGTGTGGGTGATGGACGAAGTGCACTGGCTCGGCGACCTATGTCAGCAGTGGCCGGGACTGGCCGGCGTGATCGCGGTCGAACGCAAGCGGGAGGTGCTTGCCGGCAAGAGCAGCGTCGAGCGGCATTACTTCATCAGCAGCGTCGCAGGGACCGACGCCAGGGCGATGGCGGCGGCGATCCGCGGCCACTGGGCCATCGAGAACAAGCTGCACTGGCAACTGGACGTGAGCTCCCGCGAGGACGAGCGGCGGATCCGCAAAGGCTATGGTGCGGAGAACTACTCCCGGTTGTGCCGGCTGACGCTCAATCTTCTCAAGCGGGACAGGAGCATCAAAAACGGAATCCACGGGAAACGGTTAAAGGCAGGTTGGGACGAGCACTACCTGCTCCGTCTGCTAACGACCTGA
- a CDS encoding ISAs1 family transposase translates to MDGPATSGTLRAFSNLPDPRGCNVIHKLHDILVISVCAVICGADGWVDVELYGKSKLSWLRTFLDLPHGIPSHDTFGRVFAKLHPDAFEQCFNAWVGAIAQSAGGRLIAIDGKAIRRSFEHAWARNNMTHMVSAFVDAHRMVFGQVAVDDKSNEIEAIPRLLGLLDIQDATVTIDAAGCQTQIARQIVDAGGNYVLSVKENQPRTRLRLVRRCTRRSGSCWTKRSWAA, encoded by the coding sequence ATGGATGGCCCTGCGACCAGTGGTACCCTGCGCGCGTTTTCCAACCTCCCCGATCCTCGCGGCTGCAACGTGATTCACAAACTCCACGACATCCTCGTCATCTCCGTCTGCGCCGTTATCTGCGGCGCCGACGGCTGGGTCGACGTTGAACTCTATGGCAAGAGCAAGCTCTCCTGGCTTCGAACCTTCCTGGATCTTCCCCACGGCATCCCCTCTCACGACACCTTCGGTCGCGTCTTCGCCAAGCTCCATCCCGACGCCTTCGAGCAGTGTTTCAACGCCTGGGTCGGCGCGATCGCACAGTCCGCCGGCGGACGACTGATCGCGATCGACGGCAAGGCCATCCGCCGGTCCTTCGAACACGCCTGGGCCAGGAACAACATGACCCACATGGTCAGCGCGTTCGTCGACGCCCACCGGATGGTCTTCGGCCAGGTCGCCGTGGATGACAAGAGCAATGAGATCGAGGCGATCCCGCGGCTTTTGGGCCTGTTAGACATTCAGGACGCGACGGTGACGATCGATGCCGCCGGCTGCCAGACGCAGATCGCCAGACAGATCGTCGATGCCGGCGGCAACTACGTGCTGTCGGTGAAGGAGAACCAGCCGAGGACCAGGCTTCGCCTCGTCCGACGCTGCACGCGAAGGTCAGGAAGCTGCTGGACGAAGCGATCCTGGGCGGCATGA